In one Maniola hyperantus chromosome 6, iAphHyp1.2, whole genome shotgun sequence genomic region, the following are encoded:
- the Spase22-23 gene encoding signal peptidase complex subunit 3 codes for MYSVLTRVNAILTYTLSVLACLTFLCFLSTLTVDYRTTAQMNTVKVVVKNVPDYGASRERNDLGYLTFDLKTDLSNLFNWNVKQLFLYLTAEYVTPNNELNQVVLWDKIILRGENAVLDFKNMNTKYYFWDDGNGLKGHNNVTLTLSWNIIPNAGLLPNIPAIGQHSFKFPVDYTQTRV; via the exons ATGTATTCTGTCTTAACAAGAGTAAATGCGATATTAACGTACACCCTCAGTGTTCTAGCATGTCTAACGTTTCTGTGCTTTCTCTCCACATTAACTGTAGATTACAGAACTACCGCTCAAATGAATACAGTTAAAGTTGTAGT CAAGAATGTTCCAGACTATGGTGCCTCTAGAGAAAGAAATGATCTTGGTTACTTAACATTTGATCTCAAAACAGATTTGTCAAACCTATTTAACTGGAATGTGAAGCAGTTGTTTTTGTACCTCACCGCTGAATATGTTACACCAAATAATGAACTAAATCAAGTTGTGCTGTGGGACAAAATCATATTGAGAGGGGAGAATGCTGTATTAGATTTTAAGAATATGAACACAAAATACTATTTCTGGGATGATGGAAATGGTTTAAA AGGTCACAACAACGTCACGCTAACTCTGTCATGGAACATCATCCCCAACGCAGGCTTACTTCCAAACATCCCAGCGATTGGCCAACACTCGTTTAAGTTTCCAGTAGACTATACTCAAACAAGGGTATGA
- the Taf4 gene encoding transcription initiation factor TFIID subunit 4, which yields MQSSDMVPVSVNSSMAGSIPNVMTINKPGGQNVVVTTQNLGTGQQAIMPNVQILNMRPGAPTVAAQKSVATVSPRVVIGTPQVVGTRATAPGITLQTLQSLPQGQQGHLLLKTENGQYQLLRVGPAPTGGTLTTQQPQTLRLSTVPTHSGVPTVSTSVAAPGPMTGQIQAGQMAAPVAATPVVSMAATVTQQPAVTTQKPLDNTKEKCRNFLANLLDLSSKEPKSVERNVRNLIQELIDAQVEPEEFCDRLERLLNASPQPCLIGFLKKSLPLLRQSLVTKELVIEGINPPSPQVAFNTMSVPAPQPVAAPTAMPIQKPLPTAGNTIAVLQNIPVHTKINVTKAGKTMTVNSKSNYARPASSSSSGLSTVLTASKSLLKEKEKKASAQFTSQPFVDDKMAGDDDINDVAAMGGVNLAEESQRILGSTEMIGTQIRSCKDEYLVPSSLMQARLKLITAKHGLEDPSADVSALINHAVQERLKNLIEKLAVIAQHRIDSQIKTDPRYEVSQDVKGQLKFLEELDRVDKKRREDSEREMLLRAAKSRSKNEDPEQAKLKAKAKEMQRVELEELRQREANLTALQAIGPRKKPRIDGPGGSGDTALPSNSQGPTGLTGRSQLALRTRLKRINLRDMLYLMEQERDTAHSLLLYLSYLK from the coding sequence ATGCAGTCATCTGACATGGTGCCAGTATCAGTAAACTCCAGCATGGCTGGCTCGATTCCCAACGTGATGACTATCAACAAGCCGGGAGGACAGAATGTAGTGGTCACTACACAGAATCTTGGAACAGGACAACAAGCTATAATGCCAAATGTTCAAATTTTAAATATGAGACCAGGGGCTCCAACGGTTGCTGCTCAGAAGTCTGTGGCTACCGTGTCCCCTCGTGTCGTCATTGGAACTCCCCAAGTAGTTGGGACTAGAGCAACTGCTCCTGGTATTACACTCCAAACACTGCAAAGTCTCCCACAGGGGCAGCAAGGTCACTTGTTGCTAAAAACTGAAAATGGCCAATACCAGTTATTAAGAGTAGGGCCGGCGCCTACTGGCGGAACACTTACTACGCAGCAACCACAGACTTTGCGGCTGTCAACCGTACCGACGCATTCAGGTGTCCCAACAGTATCGACGAGCGTTGCCGCGCCTGGTCCGATGACTGGGCAGATACAAGCTGGACAGATGGCTGCTCCAGTTGCAGCAACACCTGTTGTCTCAATGGCTGCGACGGTCACTCAACAGCCTGCAGTTACAACTCAGAAACCACTGGACAATACAAAAGAGAAATGTAGAAACTTCCTAGCAAACCTTTTAGACTTGTCCAGCAAAGAACCAAAATCAGTTGAGCGTAATGTTCGCAACCTTATTCAAGAGTTAATAGATGCTCAAGTGGAACCGGAAGAATTTTGCGATAGGCTAGAGCGACTTCTAAACGCCAGCCCACAGCCTTGTCTTATTGGATTCCTTAAGAAAAGTTTGCCCCTGCTACGACAATCTCTTGTCACCAAAGAGTTGGTAATCGAAGGCATAAATCCACCATCACCTCAGGTTGCCTTCAACACTATGTCAGTGCCAGCACCACAGCCTGTGGCAGCTCCAACTGCTATGCCCATACAAAAGCCACTTCCAACTGCAGGTAACACGATAGCTGTACTACAGAATATTCCAGTGCACACAAAAATCAATGTGACCAAGGCTGGGAAAACCATGACAGTGAATAGCAAATCTAATTATGCACGACCAGCATCCTCTTCATCTTCCGGTCTTTCCACAGTTCTAACTGCTAGCAAATCTCTTCTGAAAGAAAAGGAGAAAAAGGCATCTGCCCAGTTTACCTCTCAACCCTTCGTTGATGATAAAATGGCTGGAGATGACGATATAAATGACGTAGCTGCCATGGGTGGTGTCAACTTGGCTGAGGAATCGCAAAGAATTCTAGGCTCTACTGAAATGATTGGCACACAAATCAGATCTTGTAAAGATGAGTACTTAGTGCCTTCGAGTTTGATGCAAGCGCGGTTGAAGTTAATAACTGCAAAGCATGGTCTCGAGGATCCATCCGCAGATGTATCTGCCCTCATCAACCATGCTGTACAGGAGCGCCTGAAAAACTTAATAGAAAAGTTAGCCGTCATCGCTCAGCACAGGATCGACTCACAAATAAAAACGGACCCTCGGTACGAAGTCTCACAGGACGTAAAGGGGCAGTTAAAGTTCCTAGAGGAACTAGATAGGGTCGATAAAAAGCGGCGCGAAGACTCTGAGCGTGAGATGCTGCTCAGAGCTGCAAAATCTAGATCCAAAAATGAAGACCCTGAACAAGCTAAGCTCAAGGCTAAAGCTAAGGAGATGCAGAGGGTAGAATTGGAAGAGTTGAGGCAACGCGAAGCTAACCTAACAGCTCTGCAAGCGATCGGCCCACGCAAAAAGCCTCGTATCGATGGACCGGGCGGTTCCGGTGATACCGCTCTTCCATCAAACTCACAAGGTCCTACAGGACTAACTGGTCGTAGTCAACTGGCTCTCCGCACTCGGCTGAAACGTATCAACCTGCGGGATATGCTCTATCTCATGGAGCAGGAAAGGGACACTGCACATTCTCTCTTGTTGTATCTTAGTTACTTGAAATGA